The Cyanobacterium sp. T60_A2020_053 genome contains a region encoding:
- a CDS encoding serine/threonine protein phosphatase — protein sequence MTEKTQKRYVIGDIHGHYDALSGLLDGIAPSSEDEIYFLGDLIDRGNQSAQVVSFVMENNYPCLLGNHEVMLLESFTENGLNHSAFQSWLHNGGYPTIASYRNKIPPEHLDWMRSLPLYLDLGDYWLVHAGLDPLMPYQKQTSDQFCWIRGDFHGIPKPYFQDKIIVIGHTITFTFPGVKPGKLVSGEGWIGIDTGAYHHGQGKLTALELNEQIVYQVDSFGKKFSRTAFDEMVTKINPQNLSAKRSKLFF from the coding sequence ATGACAGAAAAAACTCAAAAAAGATATGTTATCGGTGATATTCATGGTCATTATGATGCCTTATCTGGCTTGTTAGATGGTATCGCACCTAGTTCAGAGGATGAAATTTATTTTCTCGGTGACTTAATTGATAGGGGAAATCAAAGCGCCCAAGTAGTGAGTTTTGTGATGGAAAATAACTATCCCTGTCTGTTGGGTAATCATGAGGTGATGTTACTGGAATCCTTTACTGAAAATGGTTTAAACCATAGCGCCTTCCAATCTTGGCTACATAATGGTGGTTATCCTACCATTGCTAGTTATCGTAATAAAATTCCCCCCGAACATCTTGACTGGATGCGTTCTTTGCCGTTATATTTGGACTTGGGAGATTATTGGTTAGTTCATGCTGGATTAGACCCTTTAATGCCTTATCAGAAACAAACTTCGGATCAGTTTTGTTGGATTAGGGGTGATTTTCATGGTATCCCTAAGCCTTATTTTCAGGATAAGATTATTGTAATTGGTCATACTATCACGTTTACTTTTCCGGGTGTTAAGCCGGGTAAGTTGGTAAGTGGAGAAGGATGGATTGGTATTGATACGGGCGCTTATCATCATGGGCAGGGAAAATTAACTGCTTTAGAATTAAATGAGCAGATAGTGTATCAAGTAGATAGTTTTGGCAAAAAGTTTTCTCGCACCGCTTTTGATGAGATGGTGACAAAAATTAATCCGCAAAATTTATCTGCCAAGCGCTCGAAGTTGTTTTTTTAG
- the ggpS gene encoding glucosylglycerol-phosphate synthase, with translation MKSSLVILYHRQPYDEVIKNGKTFYQDKKSPNGIVPTLRSFFNNVDKGTWIAWRQILAEEQEVFQRTVNVDLDNSNYSVVRVPLTEQQVKDFYHITSKEAFWPILHSFPYHFTSESSEWENFKHINKLFAEAACEEAAEDALIWIHDYNLWLVPQYIREMKPNARIAFFHHTPFPSVDIFNILPWRQEIVKSLLCCNVVGFHIPRYAENFVNVTRSLLPVEVLKREDVTGHFTTSGTALAEPEMVTRLGYEGQEVAIDAFPVGTNPEFIDSILEKPETQARYEEILTELNGRKLIIAAGRIDYVKGNQEKLEAFGRLLERRPELHGKINFMVSCVEPAAGMRIYRETQNQIEQLVGQINGRFARLDWTPIILFTQPIPFADLLCYYKAADICWTTPLRDGLNLVAKEYVCTHKDTTGVLVLSEFVGAAVELPEAVLTNPYSVRLMDSTIDQALDMSEEEQKQRMEAMYKTVSTYDVKYWGDRLLKVFADIKC, from the coding sequence ATGAAATCATCTTTAGTTATTCTCTATCACCGTCAACCCTATGACGAAGTAATTAAAAATGGTAAAACATTTTACCAAGACAAAAAAAGCCCCAATGGCATTGTACCAACCCTAAGAAGTTTCTTCAATAATGTAGATAAAGGTACATGGATTGCATGGCGACAAATTTTAGCAGAAGAACAGGAAGTATTCCAACGGACTGTTAATGTGGACTTAGATAATTCTAACTATAGCGTTGTGCGTGTTCCGCTCACAGAGCAACAGGTTAAAGATTTCTACCATATCACGTCCAAAGAAGCATTTTGGCCTATTCTGCACTCTTTCCCTTACCATTTCACCTCAGAATCATCAGAGTGGGAAAATTTTAAACATATTAACAAGCTATTTGCTGAGGCGGCTTGTGAAGAAGCTGCCGAAGATGCTTTGATTTGGATTCATGACTACAATCTTTGGTTAGTGCCTCAATATATCAGGGAAATGAAGCCTAACGCCAGAATTGCTTTCTTCCATCATACTCCTTTCCCTTCGGTAGATATTTTTAATATTCTTCCTTGGCGCCAAGAAATTGTCAAAAGTTTACTCTGTTGTAATGTGGTGGGTTTTCATATTCCCCGTTATGCCGAAAATTTCGTTAATGTCACCCGTAGTTTACTTCCCGTGGAAGTGTTAAAAAGGGAAGATGTAACGGGTCATTTTACCACCTCTGGAACAGCATTGGCAGAACCAGAAATGGTAACAAGACTAGGCTATGAAGGGCAAGAAGTCGCCATCGATGCTTTTCCTGTGGGTACAAATCCTGAATTTATCGATTCAATATTAGAGAAACCAGAAACTCAAGCACGATATGAAGAAATCCTCACAGAGTTAAACGGACGCAAATTAATTATTGCGGCTGGTAGGATTGATTATGTGAAAGGAAACCAAGAAAAATTGGAGGCCTTCGGGCGCTTGTTGGAGCGTCGCCCTGAGTTACACGGCAAGATAAACTTTATGGTGAGTTGTGTCGAACCGGCGGCTGGAATGAGAATATATCGTGAGACACAGAATCAAATCGAACAGTTAGTCGGTCAAATTAATGGACGTTTTGCTCGTTTAGATTGGACACCAATTATCCTCTTTACTCAACCCATTCCCTTTGCTGATTTACTTTGCTACTATAAAGCAGCAGATATTTGTTGGACTACCCCCCTCAGAGATGGTTTAAATCTCGTAGCGAAAGAATATGTTTGTACCCACAAAGATACTACAGGCGTATTGGTACTGTCTGAGTTTGTGGGCGCTGCGGTGGAGTTACCCGAAGCGGTGTTAACTAACCCTTACTCCGTGCGCCTTATGGATAGTACCATTGATCAGGCTTTGGATATGTCTGAGGAGGAACAGAAACAGCGTATGGAGGCAATGTATAAAACCGTTAGTACCTACGATGTCAAATATTGGGGAGATCGTTTATTGAAGGTGTTTGCTGATATTAAATGTTAA
- the secE gene encoding preprotein translocase subunit SecE, with the protein MTNSKETIKQNDQDKKVDKSTFIKETQQELAKVVWPSRQQLLSESVAVILMVILVASLIYLMDNIFSWSAGKVF; encoded by the coding sequence ATGACTAACAGTAAAGAAACTATCAAGCAAAACGATCAAGATAAAAAAGTCGATAAATCAACATTTATCAAAGAAACTCAACAAGAATTAGCAAAAGTGGTTTGGCCGTCTCGCCAACAGCTTTTAAGCGAATCTGTAGCGGTTATTTTGATGGTAATATTAGTTGCCTCATTGATTTATCTCATGGATAACATATTTAGCTGGTCAGCAGGGAAGGTGTTTTAA
- the rodA gene encoding rod shape-determining protein RodA, with the protein MKVIQRQDWFLNFLVILLSVLGCTIIYSTQILEQGDNWIQQGIMVTVGVILMLGISQWRYDLLLNTHWYLYIITNISLLIVIFAGVTVNGAPRWINIAGFNVQPSEFAKLGIIITLGAILHQEDASRLSSIFKAIAVVILPWGLIFIQPDLGTSLVFGVVTLVMFYWANANLGWILLMMSPFFSAFLFNLFLPSWLIFVVLMLLIAWFTLPDRALWATFVLFINYGAGLGGGALWNLLKDYQKARITLFLNPEQDPLGGGYHLIQSRIAIGSGGMRGHGFLQGSQTQLNFVPEQHTDFIFSALGDQFGFIGAMVLLALYWLMCWRLVVIATNCRDNFGSLIAVGVLAMIIFQVVVNIAMTIGLAPITGIPLPLLSYGRSSLLTNFLAFGLVQSVARFRVIKRARGNG; encoded by the coding sequence ATGAAAGTAATTCAGCGCCAAGATTGGTTTTTAAATTTTTTAGTAATCTTACTCAGTGTTTTGGGGTGTACTATTATTTATAGTACACAGATATTAGAGCAGGGGGATAACTGGATACAGCAAGGGATAATGGTGACGGTGGGGGTTATTTTGATGCTGGGAATATCTCAGTGGCGTTATGATTTGTTGCTCAATACCCATTGGTATCTTTACATTATTACTAATATTTCTCTGTTAATTGTTATTTTTGCTGGTGTTACTGTTAACGGCGCCCCTCGCTGGATTAATATTGCTGGGTTTAATGTCCAACCGTCAGAGTTCGCTAAATTAGGCATTATTATTACTTTAGGGGCAATACTGCATCAAGAAGATGCCTCTCGATTGTCCAGTATTTTTAAAGCCATCGCCGTGGTTATTTTACCTTGGGGCTTAATTTTCATTCAACCGGATTTAGGCACATCCTTGGTGTTTGGAGTCGTTACCCTCGTGATGTTTTATTGGGCTAATGCCAATCTTGGTTGGATACTATTGATGATGTCGCCCTTTTTTTCTGCTTTTCTCTTTAACCTTTTCTTGCCTAGTTGGTTAATTTTTGTGGTTTTAATGTTACTCATTGCATGGTTTACCTTACCTGATCGAGCTTTATGGGCTACTTTTGTCTTATTCATTAACTATGGTGCTGGATTGGGGGGAGGGGCGCTGTGGAATTTACTAAAAGACTATCAAAAAGCGCGCATCACCCTATTTCTTAACCCCGAACAAGACCCCCTAGGAGGGGGTTATCATCTAATTCAATCCAGAATAGCTATTGGTTCAGGGGGAATGAGGGGGCATGGTTTTTTACAAGGCAGTCAAACTCAGTTAAATTTTGTGCCAGAACAACACACCGACTTTATTTTCAGCGCCCTTGGCGATCAATTTGGTTTTATCGGTGCTATGGTACTCTTAGCCTTATACTGGCTCATGTGTTGGCGTTTAGTGGTTATTGCCACTAACTGCCGAGATAATTTTGGTTCATTGATTGCCGTGGGAGTGTTAGCCATGATTATCTTTCAAGTCGTAGTTAACATCGCCATGACTATCGGATTAGCGCCCATCACCGGCATACCCTTACCATTGCTCAGTTACGGGCGCTCATCGTTACTGACCAACTTCCTAGCCTTCGGTTTAGTGCAATCCGTAGCCCGTTTTCGAGTCATCAAAAGGGCAAGGGGCAATGGATAA
- the rplS gene encoding 50S ribosomal protein L19, producing MSLNAKAIIQSIEADYLKEKSSLPSLNVGDTVKVGVRIQEGGKERVQPFEGTIIAMRNGGISETITVRKIFQGVGVERVFLLHSPKVAGITVIRRGKVRRAKLYYLRDRVGKATRIKQRFDRPIDKAPKATKAK from the coding sequence ATGTCTCTAAATGCAAAAGCCATAATCCAGTCCATCGAGGCGGATTATCTGAAAGAAAAAAGCTCATTACCATCCCTCAATGTCGGCGATACCGTAAAAGTCGGTGTACGCATCCAAGAAGGCGGTAAAGAGAGAGTACAACCCTTCGAGGGAACAATTATCGCCATGCGCAATGGTGGTATCAGCGAAACTATCACCGTCAGAAAAATATTCCAAGGCGTAGGAGTAGAAAGAGTATTTCTCTTACACTCTCCCAAAGTAGCTGGAATTACAGTTATTCGTCGGGGTAAAGTCAGACGAGCTAAGCTCTATTATCTCAGAGATCGAGTCGGTAAAGCAACTCGCATTAAACAGCGTTTTGATCGACCGATTGATAAAGCTCCCAAAGCAACAAAAGCTAAGTAG
- a CDS encoding 50S ribosomal protein L32: MAVPKKKTSKSKRDQRKAHWNKKARIQAQKALSLGKSVLTGKSNSFVYPTKDEEETEA; encoded by the coding sequence ATGGCAGTACCAAAGAAGAAAACATCTAAATCAAAAAGAGACCAACGTAAGGCACATTGGAATAAAAAAGCTAGAATCCAAGCTCAAAAGGCTTTATCTCTAGGGAAGTCGGTTTTAACTGGTAAATCTAACAGTTTTGTTTATCCTACTAAAGATGAAGAAGAAACCGAAGCATAG